In Ischnura elegans chromosome 3, ioIscEleg1.1, whole genome shotgun sequence, the sequence acgacacagctctaacTTGGAGTGCCGTTCAAAACTGTCTTGAGTGCTTAAGTTTTGCCTTGAAGGGTATacaattaattattgaaatgatgTGGGAAGGTCAGCGTATATAAAATGGGGAAGAATTATTCGCAAATTTTAGTTCACTAATCGTTTCAATTTGATTGTGGCAATAGCGATTGCATTCAATTGTTATTTTGGAGCCAAAAGGAGGTAAGAGAcaagaaaattttaggaaaatctACTGTTGTGATGACAAACTCGTGAAAAATTGAATCCCGTCTCAATGACTCAAAGTTGGTTACTCCACTAGTTACTATTTCATATTTGTCTGCAACATTTACCTAGTTATGTTATCAAAGCATCACTCTTCTCGGGATTTACccacatttgtttatttttctgatcCCCATGAAATCGCTTAAGGTATGGAGAAACGAAATCACAATAATAGCAGGAGCTTGGACGAGCAATGTCGTGGAGAATATGCAAAGGATGTGATAAAGGCTCTTATTCTGAaggaaagaagaaggaagaaatttttttgccGGTCACCGCAGGTAaaaggatatttcattatttctcagtCAAATTGTGGAACATGACTTAGGTATTGAGATTGAAATCTCTAATTTTCCAGATTCACGAAAGGCCACAACTGATATCCTGGATTCAGAAATTGTCAGAGCGACTGAAACTACAAAACACGACATCTCACTTGGCTGTGTATGTCCTAGATATTTTCATGGACAATCACGACATTGAACCCTCGAAGCTTAAGTTGTTGGCAATTGTTTGCTTACTACTAGCAGGTTTGCATGTTGCTTGTATGATCTTTGGGGTTGTATGGAGAAACCTGCCATTGTTTTCTTGCCGTTGCACAATTAAGGTGCAAGTTAATTTTCCTGAACAAGGTTGCTTCTGTGGTAACGTAACAAATGCAtgggaaatattttacttattattgcGAGTTGCTGTGGGCTATTTGAGTTCCCCCCTATCCACAGAAACAGTCGCTTTGTGTCCATGAACATCTGTTGTGGTAGCTTAGCATGAACTCTGCATGATGAAGACCAGTGAATAGCAGATATTTTAAGAGGCAATAGTTTGTGTCCGAATGCATGAAAGCAAAAATTCATTCTAACTTGAACGAATGTATGAACTGTAAATAGTCATTTCTATTTTGTTTCATACATTCATGCAAACTCCAACGTATTCAGTGAACTTACAGccgttcttatacttttaaatGGGGAGAAAGTAACCCACTACATATTGTGCCACCTTCGGTCTGCGGTCATACGTTTCAGGAGTTTATTattaggagaaattaaaatcaggagtgaaaatcatgaaaatgccAGGAAAATTAGTTTTTGGTGGGGGAATATTTAACTAATGGTTGAACATGTGGATTATGGCTGTGCAGAGTAAGTGGTGAGGTAGGCATTCTATAGTCATCTTGGCTGGGCAGCCTGAGGTAGCACCAACTTATCACCACTTGACTTAATTCCTATTACTCCTGCTAATTATGACTTTTATTTCTTGCCCTTGACTTAATCTCACCTTGCTTGTGCCTGGCTGCAGTTTTCCATAAAATTCCCATTGCATGCATGACTGCTTTGCCGTTGGTAAAACGTCGGGtacttaagttaaaaaaaatggattagaAATGAGGGAATAACCAGAGACATTATTGGGGGAAGTTGGTATGGACCTTGAAATACTGACtagggaaatttaaaatatttgtgtcaGCTTCCACTTATTGCTGTATAAATCTGTGATAAAATGAGATTTTGGAATAGGAATGCAGAGGGGAAAGAAAGCAGTAGAATTTTGCTGGAGAGACAAGTTATTAATCACAAACACGCAGTTCAGTCATCATAAAGGGctaaggtacacatggaaaagtccaggggatattGGGAAATagcagatagactacatcatggggTGACAGAGGTTtaagaatagtgtgaaaaactcgcgcagcttccctgcagcggatgcagaatcagaccacaacctagtgctcatgacaTGTAACGTGAGATTCAAAAAggcttatgaaagttaggaaggtgaggaaatggaatgtggAGGTGCTGAAgggggactatgaggagagaatatcaggaactagtggaaaaCAGTATCCAAGATATtagaagtacacagactgtaaAGGAAGGGTGGGatgatattaaaacgggaatagtcaaagtggcggagaagtcaattggctacgttgactgcagaaggataaagaagccttgggttatggagtcaatggtaaaagaaatggaggagagaaggaagtggatgaaCGTGACCACAGCAGGACAAATGAATACATAGGGAACTAAATACATAATCGATTATGACATGAAACGAAGAGGGCAAGGAAGGcatggtggaaaagacagtgtgaggataTAGAAAAGTTCCAGAACGATGGAGAAGTAGGCTCTTTgtatgccaaagttaagtcgctatcggcggcaaaagaggacaagccatgtctaaaattaaagCTAAACGTAGGAGGATGCTAACTGAGGGAGAAGAGGTATAGAGTAGATGGatggaatacgtggaggatctgtatgatggaagaaacagaccggagagattgacattacaggaggaaagtgcagtggaggaggataatcttgggccgggaatattagattcggaaatagagagagtaGTTCATGACATGAAGGCTAGGAAGTCAATAGGCGTGGACTATATCCTGCGTGAGCTTTTAAAGAATCTTTTGAGGGGATAGTAATAAAAGTGAATAACCTGAAAATAACCTggaataaaaaggcagcaaaaaccaaatcccaaCATCATTccagaagtgaccagcagtcggtcgcgaaacgttgGGGTAATGTCCACTACGACACGcacatacacccgtatgtcactctttttaaatcaccatgagccgcgaaagcttcaatcaagaaatattatcataaaagGTTCTTCAAACTAGTACACAGtatctatgaggagggatattggTCACTGACTATTTCGTGTAGAAGGTTCTTATTCCACTACCAAAAAAAGgagaaagctgtggaatgtggagatgataggactattagcctaatatcgaaTGCGGCAGAAGTGGTAGTGAGGAGgagatattgaacagacgaatggaggtaACGGCAAACAAATATTTGGGCAAAAAtgagtttggttttagaaaagggaagtcaactcgtgctGCATTAGTGATAATGAGATCCCTAATAGAGATAAAGAGGTTTTTTAAAGCATTGCAATCAAGGAATGTGAAACTCAAGGTAAAAGTAGAtgggaaaaaacttgagcaggtagagtaaTTCAACTATTTTTGCAGCAAATTacaggaaaacggatgcagtagtaaggacatcaaaAAGAGAATCACGCTAGCAAAGGAgacattcatgaacaggaaggagctgagaggattgttatgtaagagtttaaagaaaaagttagtgaagagtctgatctggatcgctttacggtgcagaaatatggacacttaggaagaaggagaagaaaatactggaggcatttgagatgtgggtgtggcgaagaatagagaaggtgaagtggatggggaggaggaggaatgatgaagtgctggacatggtgggtgaaagaggcagcttttagatgagatacggaggagacaggaggtatgaaTGGAGGCAGtacagtagactcgttattacgaagttctcgggCCCGAAAAagtggaggttcgtaataacgaagttcgtacgaacatttttttagaaatcgTAGGAAAAAAGTAGTATATTATAAATGCGATAAAATTATggggaaatatataaaatacagtgaaattcgtttcagtttctcaacagaagaatgtggaatgacgcaatcgagggttaaTTAACTTCCCGACTACAGCAAGTCCGATACACGAACTAGATGCGTCCAAGACTTTATtcttaagttgataaacctacagtccggccgccgagagttgtccgatgacaggcagaatgatGTAGGTCGGGGTAGGGGGTcaggctgccaggtaagaaagggaaacctCTACAAAGGGTTCCGGAAGagaggagccggaagggacgacgatcGTGAAGGACatagaggaagaatcacttgttttggtgattcgaagaaaggggtGGTATTGGTGAATCAGACTTATTTCAGTGCTCCTTATGCagttgacaacgttgtatgactagacgagggtgttaggtgcgtttgggggacaacGATTGGCTGTAAACTGTGCTGGTGCagggttatccgcccctcctattgtgccgtcatcggaaaactctcgccggccggactgtaggcAAGGAaacgaggagtacggttatccttcacaatgcaacactgcattataCGTTGGTGCTAACTCACGATtatgacgaactgatctagctagGCGTGTGATGCATCCGGAGCCGAAAAATTAGCTCCTCGAGGTGACGAAGAACGGGCTAAACGCTGAACGGTTCCTAAATTcgcaccggattcaatgatactttgttcttattgtgcccacagtgagagtttcccaaTGCCACACCGCGTAGAATCGGCCAAATCGAAAAGCGCCATATTCGAGATTTCAAAACTTTGAATGCTCGTATGTctgaaaattcataaatcgaatgtgcgtaagAAGTGGACTAATTGTATGTCCTATTTAcgagcggttatgagtgggtcaccatgactcctcaggaatgaagcttattatatgatgttgcgtgtaaactgaataaagaaccataattgacgctcttgtgtacagtacacgagaagaacttaaattTGACGCTATTATTAAAACTTAGTGTGGTAAATATCTACCTTAATGCCGTTGCTTAtccgtggaacttcgtaataaagttcattttgtaatcaccgggactgaggttcgtaatttagTAAAATCGAAAATGTCGTAATAACGCTTATTTTTCTAAACTTGGGTAgaccttttcgtcgggaccaacgatttactTCGTAATAACAATGACTTtctaataacgttgttcgtattaacgagggtctactgtacttagcggggaggggatgttgaaaacagtgttagagggtagattgttaggtaaacgagggagagggaaaataataggattttaggatagaatgtaagggagtaggccttattatgagttgaagagggaagtgcttgaaggatgGGGAGACTCCCAGATTGCTAtttaggtactccatggaaaccttccttaataggtagaatactattataaaaAGACAGTGGTTGATGCCCTATGTCTACCTCAATGGTGACAATTATGCTACATGTATGGTTTTACTAATTGCATTTTGTGGGATGTGCATGTTATGTCACCATATTTTTGGGCTTAAGATATTTATGGTGAGGAAGGTTGCACTTTCACTGGATTGAAGAAATGCTCCAGCATACTGTTGCTATGATTAACTCTGTAGTGGGATGCAAGATGTTCTCTTTTTTTATGCTGCATAGTGAAATGAAGGTGCCCCTGCAGTCTTGTCACATACGTACCTCCTTGCTGATAATAACTCTCCTGAAGCCTTGCAAAGCTTGTTGTCATTCTTCATGTTCAAGGTCACATTCCAGTCTGGTGTAGCTCAATCGATTCATGCAAATATTGTTTTAGAAATGTATATTATAtcacaatttttcacttttttatacttttttcagtGTTGCCATTTCTGAGAGATTTTTTATGGATGACAATATTTTAATTagtgtttcatttttcatcatgttTACTGTCCTTGCGAAAAGCCAAGATACTTGAGTTTGAAGTGTTGTTACTAATCTCTCTATCTAATTGATCGTTTGGACTGAACTGGAAATGATAGAATATTTATTGCTACCTTTCCAAAATATTATCAGCTTCACCATTACCTTAACATTTTTTTAGTCTGGCTGTGAAAGTTAAAGGTAAGTTAAGGTTTTTGGACCCTTTGAAAAAAGTAGTTCCActctgaatgtttattttttttcaagaacttctcGATGAATTGGCATGAGGATCAATGGAATGATGGAACAGACTCTCATAAATGCTATTCCATAGAAGAACTTTATGAGCatcaaaaattattgttaaagAAAACTTATTTTGCTTAGTTCAagaattacagaatatttaaaacaCTGTCCACACAGTTTACATGTGCAGCTGACAAGTATTGGAATTATCACTGGTAAAAGTTactgattatttatttctattttgaagTTTGTTTATACTTGCCTTGGGAGTCTTGTTTTCTGCTTAATTAGATAAAGGGAGGGAAGTGATTTAACAAACAGTCTTGTGACTGCTAGCAAAAAACACTGTGGAAAGGTTCAACTAGCATCGACTTGAAGTGAAGCTAGCCACCCTTGGCACAGCCCTCCCcagtgaaaaatttattgaacaaatgCAAGCTGATTCCaaacaattttatacatttttgtggTTTCAACTCCTGATTTTGTCATCTCTTCATGTATGTGATACCAACAGTGgttttgaatttcttgtaagtcttaaaaatgatgaaaatagcagAGCTTTTCTATCTCAATTTTTGGTGCTTAGACAACTATTGTAAAGTTAAATTAATGGATAAAGGCAATTCTTTGTGGAATTTCCTTACATTAAACATGTTAAATAAAAGCCTTGTACATTGCACTTATTAATTTGTACATTCCTCACAGCTTTTAAATTACCTCAgtcaatttcaacaaaaatgagtCATCTGCCAACTAAATTTAGTTAGTGGGCTCCcccccttgaaaatggcacattGTTATTGAGATGGATTGGAGCAATTATTAAGCTGTGTAGAAGATGAATGAATTTCAATCAATATGTTTAATATGTTGTAAAGTTATTCTCCGGGATgtacattcattatattttattccttaattgtTAGATTCTCATGTTAATGTTTGGAGAAGTTCTTGAAGAAATGGCATTGAAGTGGAGCTACTGTTTtctgagcattaaaaaaaaacttaccttttttcaatggaagccaaatttttaaaattcttgcgTAAATCCCTGGTTTTCCAGAAGTGCTGCATGCAATATGCAAATGAGTGATCATGGGTCAGTTGGCATTACAGGAGATCCATATTCCTGGTTTCCAAGCTTCATGATGTATGATTATGCTCCGTGATCACAGATCCTCATCCTGCAGGAGTTGCctcctgggcaacttgtgcacGATACAACTGAGGGTTGTGGTACCTGACAATGTAGTTCCCAACATTGCGCAGTGGTTTTTACATGTCTTTGCGAATAACTTTCCTGGATTCATGATCACGCTGCCATGGATATGTTGATCTTTGGAACCAGGGCTGTATGGTGAGTTTCTGATCATATTGAGGAAAGGTAGAAGTAAATTTCCTTCCATTTCCAGTTTAGTTGCAggcattttgaatattttaaatttccatgtATGTATTACATAAATTTTGAGTTTACGTGTTCGCAATTTTGACTAACTTTATTTGCTCACCTAATTAATATGGCACTAAAATGTAATtatgcattcttaatttttttgatgcatcaaaaataatatttctgtgctatatttttattgcagCCAAGTTTGAAGAGTTGGATTCAAATATACctaaaatttcagtattgaagAACAAATTGGATAGTGACTTTGCGCCTACAGACTTCATCACTATGGAGCTAGTTAtacttaaatttttgaaatggcaGTTGGCCCATCCTACTACAGCACATTTCGTGGAAATATTCTCAAGCTATGCAGTTGAAGAAAATGATTTAGTGTGCTGTCGTGAAGAACATGTTGATGTCATCAACAATGAAACAATGAAGTGTGCTATGAGCAGTTTGAGGTTGGAAGCATCGGAAGCCATGCAGGAACTAATGGAAATTACATTGAAAGgttatttgagaaaattattttttgtattcttgtaggcctggttacatgatggATGTCCATGCACAAGCTCATTTGAGATCGAATCATATTCAGGGTTTTCCACTGTAATTCAAATGATTGAATCTATTTAATAGAATACATATGCCTTATTAATGCTCTTTGCTTACATAATTATGCAAAGGTGTGTGAGACCTTGTACAGGCCATGCATATTGTAATCGGGCTTACAATACTAGATGCCTTATCCCTCCACGATACCAATCTTGTATAACTTGAATGGCCACATTCTGAGATTGAGCAGTTGCACTATAATATTCTTTTAGTGGGTGTTGCATTTGctaatacagttgaggaccttaaatccagaaacccggaaaacccgaaatccagaacatttgaaaattcttctgcgtagtgttttgacttgccacctcgtggcaccactctccaagccttgttctgagatgagtaggaagttagcacatgctATGGACATACGCTAAGAACCTTGTCGGGGACTCATAAGGATAtcaagtacagtgcaacctcgatataacgacaccccacggtgcactaataaacactcgctatagcgaattgtcgctttaccggaggtggagcaagtaatagccaatatacctcttgcgaacagatttacaggaacaggagtggtgcggcgacagataaacatctatccgataaacgtaagcataaatccagacgaaaggcgatgtttctttgcatcactaaatttccttactcaaataacgactaactattcaaacaatttataagcgccgcactgaataaaaatcatgcaaagcattgtttcgtcaattattatatttatcgaacgacagtttaccacataaatttgagactgagcactccattaacttcatttctaacagatcgctagcaattacagaggttaaggagtcttgatgaaagtcttccggcggtgaaaccctcgctatggcgagagccaacaccgaaagggtctcgtaaaaatgaattttttaacacgcatATTATAGGGtgaattgacggtgcatcggctatctctcgtaatagcgggagtgtcgctatagcccgtactcactttaacgaggttccactgtacaagagcctgagcacatgtattaattaattaatttactaaatatactatgaagGCTTGGTATCCCTTAGGAGCCcttcggtcccaagctttctggatttgaggtcctcaactgtatgccacagatgcatgaaaaattaatttttctctaactttattgatttttaaattacacaAGAAAAATGGCATGTAAGCAGAATGCTTCTGTGTCACTGTGAGCTTTTTTGGTAATATTGAATGATGTTATCTACCAATTATTTAAAACTTAGATGTGTTCTCTTTGAAGTGTTGGTCAGGAAGTAATAAAATGGATCTTCCTTTCTGAATTACACCAATATATCTGTGAACTTAATCAGCCTTCATTAGGGCTAATAATTTATTGGTGATACCAATGTTGTAATCTTACTCTTTCAATTGAGTGCTCTGTAGTACCTTAATCATTACAAATATGAGAAAAGATGCTACATATTCTTAATTAAGGGCTGCAttgcctttttttcaatttagctgAACTGTGATGTGGGTGCAAATGAAAGTCTTTCAGAGTGGGCTCATCCATTCCAAGCGAAAATTCctatttattgaaagaattcTTTGTATGGAATGGAATCAAAAAATTAACTAGGGATGGAAAGATCTAGATTTTTTCGAATCCGGATCAgatacttgatttcaggtgtcggatcttcagatatttttggatccaaatgcatttttagttGCCTGCTATAATActaagtaattattcaagtttctaatgggtacatgcaatcaaaggaatgctagttagatttttatactcattttattattttaattgatttacaaaatttttataagctttcgggttattgatagcatttaaaattttgtcacaCTCGTTTCCTGTGCATTTTGTCACTTTCTTATAGCATGCCGACTTgtttttcacccgaaaatgcttcagttgtggtgaggttgattttagagatgtgcgaatagtatccgcgaatactcgaatacctcgaatactagaaagtattcgatattcgagatttcgaatagttatgcgaaaagtaccgcctcgaatactttgaatttcgcgtcatacactgtcgcacgcacgttgttggtagttgactcggaaaaatgtagagaactgtagtcatttagtgctcgcagcgccgttttacgcaagttgacgaattacatcaaattcgtggattttagcggtgaaaaaaaaagaggggaaccgaaaatggtcaggtgaaaaaatcctaaaatccccgattccccccaccaggagaacctcagtgccgtgggatagcaaccatagggcatttcccacgatccgctatccccctccattcagcactcgcctcaaccactctgacgctttcctcttctccgaaatcaaacaaaaggtcccagctcgcgcagggatcgcattacgaagacccctgcttcgaaaaaaatatcgagttacgagaacaataaaaacgtgtttcacgccctccccccttttctcacccactgaccatTTTCTGGCTACCTGATTCGAAGTTCCCcattcctggaggtcaactgctgtgtgagtaccgcaggatacttacattagcgcatttcccaagatccggtatccctctccattcagcactagcccccctctgaggctttcctcttcttcgaaaaaaaaagtcacagctcgcgcagggatcatattacgaaggccttggcttcgaaaaaaatacctagttacacgagaacaatagaaacgtgtttcgtgccctcccttttctcccccactgaccttttttttcctaccagcttcgaagttccccatttctgtggaggtcaaccgctgcatgagtcatctattagcacaaaaggtgtctaagaatgactttcgtcaattgatgttacacctttattgaattgaaatattagtaatgtgcgcgtcatttcaaaaagaataagaccaaacacgacgtatttctgagtttatttaagcattttacgcaaagaaataaatgtcaaaatacgacggagacttagcattctggcgaaactcgatatgagcagcagagcttctcggaagttgatgcggtatttttttccgaaaacatatatcaagttacaatttatgagtggtgctataaatctttattattacagtcccagacaaagggatattttctcagaatatttggtttctccctgatagcaattccaattgatcttcttatctcgtgagaactcccaaagatggactgaaaataattgaagaaaatccggtggaaaagagtttgtatttttcaaaatgcctcagattgtcagctagcacttggcagcaggagtgggggtaaagcaatgttagttgaattaattatatgcccaattgtttccataaaattaaattattcattaatcagcttaattcctgttcgaatcatttaaaggaaatcaaaattactccccaaaatcttgtgttgcctgctgcataggcaaccgagtcaaatattccagcattcatcatttagtattcgaggtattcgaatattcgagcaatgatttaatattcgaattcgagaaatctgctattcaacccatctctagttgattttgcacttcctcatgCTAGATTCATGCCACAGGGCAAACACATGGCATATGTTGagctctccttatctcaataaaaatgtttcaacacagtgaaattttttatcaatatatcattaaattaaattgcaagtGTGCAATCTGCGACATAATtgacaatgtttagaacaacattacCTTCACGTGCGATGAGGTGCGAGAACAGAACTAGACGACCCCACAGCAATCTCGAGAGGAAGGGATGG encodes:
- the LOC124155570 gene encoding cyclin-J isoform X1; this translates as MTQSMEKRNHNNSRSLDEQCRGEYAKDVIKALILKERRRKKFFCRSPQIHERPQLISWIQKLSERLKLQNTTSHLAVYVLDIFMDNHDIEPSKLKLLAIVCLLLAAKFEELDSNIPKISVLKNKLDSDFAPTDFITMELVILKFLKWQLAHPTTAHFVEIFSSYAVEENDLVCCREEHVDVINNETMKCAMSSLRLEASEAMQELMEITLKDTSYIKFQPSVIAATIVCLTRRQLMLEPPWTPTLVKVTGMNGKEFSHCLKWLLREIDADEETSMKIDEGYFTGGSPCSPEQSPDVVKRKNP
- the LOC124155570 gene encoding cyclin-J isoform X2; the encoded protein is MEKRNHNNSRSLDEQCRGEYAKDVIKALILKERRRKKFFCRSPQIHERPQLISWIQKLSERLKLQNTTSHLAVYVLDIFMDNHDIEPSKLKLLAIVCLLLAAKFEELDSNIPKISVLKNKLDSDFAPTDFITMELVILKFLKWQLAHPTTAHFVEIFSSYAVEENDLVCCREEHVDVINNETMKCAMSSLRLEASEAMQELMEITLKDTSYIKFQPSVIAATIVCLTRRQLMLEPPWTPTLVKVTGMNGKEFSHCLKWLLREIDADEETSMKIDEGYFTGGSPCSPEQSPDVVKRKNP